The Actinocorallia herbida DNA window CGGCGGCACCCGGTTCAAGCCGCTCTACGAGGCCCGGGTCGCGGTGGACGGCGGGATCCTCGCGCACGGCCGGGCGACCGGCCGCGCCAGATCCGGTGACGGCGCCCTCGCGTTCGACCTGCGGATGCCCGCGGAACTCGGCGGCGACGGCGGCGGCCCGAACCCCGAGCAGCTCTTCGCCGCGGCCTTCGCCGCCTCGGTGCACGGCGAACTCACCCTGGTCGCCCGCCAGCACCTGCTGGACCCCGCCCCGATCACGGTCCAGGCGACCGTCGCCGTCGGCCGCGACCCCGCCGATGGCGGCTACCTCCTCCAGGCGAACGTCGAGGTCGCCTGGCCGGGTGTTCCCCGGGCCACCGCCCGCCGCCTGCTCGCCCGCGCGCTCACGCACTGCCCGTACACGAAGATGACCGCCCGCGGCATCCCCGCCACCGTCGCCCTCGCCCCGGAGCCCGGCGCCGGATGATCCTTCGCGGTACCCGATGAGCCGCCGGCCCGTCGGGTACGCGTCGGGCACGGCGGGAGGATGGGGGACAAGAGGTTGTGGGACGGGCGCGCGGATGTTACAACGACATCCTGTATAAAGTATTTAGTCAGGAGTCGTGCTGTGACCGAGCGCGTGAGGTTGGACGTCGACGGGCCCATCGCCACCATCACCAACGACAACCCGGGCAAGCACAACGCCTTCGACGACGAGATGGACGCGAGGCTGTTCGCGATCCTGGGCGAGTTGAAGGCCGACCCCGGTATCCGGGCCGTCATCTGGCGCGGTGAAGGCAAGTCGTTCTCTTCGGGGCGCGATGTCGGGGCCCTCGGCGGGGGAGAGGTGGCGCTGACCCACCACGAGCTGATGAAGCGCGGGCACCGCGGCATCCAGCAGCTCTTCGACCTCGAGGCGCCCGTCATCGTGGCGATGAAGGGCTGGTCGATCGGCGCCTCGTTCCAGCGCGCGCTGCTGTGCGACATCCGGATCGCGGCGGAGGGCGCCCGGATGATGCTGCCCGAGACCGGCCACGGCGTCATCCCCGACACCGGAGGCATGGCGCGGCTGTTCCAGATGTGCGGGCACGGGGTGGTCGCCGACCTGGTGCTCACCGGCCGCGCCATGCACGCCGCCGAGGCGCTCGGGCACGGTGTGGTCTCCCGGGTCGTTCCCGAGGCCGACCTGGACACCGTGGCGCGCGAGATGGCCGAGAAGATCGCCGCCGCGCCCAAGGCGACCGTGAACATGGCCCGCCGGGTCCTGTCCCGTCTCGCCGAGCCCGAGGTCAGGGCGTCGATGGCGGACGAACTGATCTACCAGACGTTCCTCAGCGCCTCCCACGACCTCGCCGAGATGCGCGGGGCCCGCGCCGAGAACCGCGCACCGCACTACACCGGGAGCTGACCATGACCGAGCCCACCGCCGCGACCCCTACCCCCGGCCTGCCCGAGCCGCCTCCCATCGGCGCCGCCGCGCTGCCGCCGGGCACGTTCGCGGGCACGAGCGTGCTGGTCACCGGCGGCGGTACCGGCCTGGGCCTGGCGATCGCCGTCGAGTTCGCGAGGCTCGGCGCCGACCTCGTCATCGCCAGCCGCAAGCGGGAGCACCTGGAGCAGGGCGAGGCGGTGCTCCGCGAGCTCGGCGGGCGGGTGCTCGCCGTGCCCTGCGACATCCGCGACCCCGAGCGGATCGCGGCGGCCTTCGACACGGCGGCCGAGGCGTTCGGGCCGCCCGGCGTGCTCGTCAACAACGCGGCCGCCAACTTCCCCGTCCCGGCCGAGGACATGTCGCCGAACGCCTGGCGGACGGTCGTGGACATCACGCTCAACGGCACGTACTTCTGCGCCAGGGAGTTCGCCCGCCGCCACCTGGAGGCCGGGACGCCCGGCTCGATCGTCAACGTCGGCGCGTCCTACGCCTGGACGGGCGGGCCGGGGTTCGCGCACAGCGCCGCCGCGAAGGCCGGGGTGAAGAACCTCGTGGAGACCCTCGCCGTCGAGTGGGGGCCGTACGGGATCCAGGTCAACGGACTGGTGCCGGGGATGTTCCCGCACGAGGACATGACCGCCGACATCAAGGGCAATCTGGACCGGACGCAGGTGAAGGACGCGTGCCAACCGGCCCTGCGCGTCGGACGGCTGCGCGAACTCGGCTGGGCCGCGACCTTCCTCGCCTCCCCCTATGCCCGGTTCGTCTCCGGGCACACCCTGGTCGTGGACGGCGCCAACTGGCAGCGGCGGAGCCTCACCAACCCGCCCGTCGTGACCGTCCGCGAGCAGATGGGCCGCGGCCCGTTCCAGCCGTAGGGGAGGACCGATGGACGCGCGGCTCACCGCCGAGCAGCGGATGCTGGACGAGGTCGCCGCACGGTTCGCGGTGGACCTCGCCGGGCACGAGGTCGCCGATCCCGGCGCCTGGACGGACCGGGACGCCCGGGGCTGGGCGGATCTGTCCGCGACCGGGCTGATCGGCCTGCACACGCCGGCCTCAGTCGGCGGAGGCGACGCGGGAGTCGTCGAGACGGCCTTGGTCGCTGAAAGGTTCGCCGCGGCCTTGTCGGCTGCGCCCTTCCTCGCCGCCTCATGGAGCACCGCGTCGCTCGCCGCCGCGGGCGCCGACGCGGCGCTCCGGGCCGTCAACGAGGGCGGGCTGCGGCTCGCGCCGGTGCTGCGGCCCGACCTGTCGGGCCCGGCCCTGCGCGGCGAGGACGGCATCGCCGTCGACGCCAGGGGAGCCCGCGCGGGATTGCTGACGGACGCGGACGGCGCCCTGCACGCGGTGGCCCTCGGTCCGCCGACGCGGGGCGCCGACCTCACCCGGACCCTGTGCCCGGTCGCGGCCGACGCGGCGGAGATCGACCTCGGCGTGCCACTCGGCTCTCCGCTCGCCCCGGCGGATCTGATCCGCGTCGAGGCCACGGCCCTCGCCGTCCTGTCCGCCGACCTCCTCGGCACCATGCGCCGGGCCCTGGACGACGCGGTCGCCCATGTCGCGCGCCGAGAGCAGTTCGGCGTTCCCGTCGGGTCCTTCCAGGCGGTCCAGCACCTCGCCGCGCACGCCGCGACGCGTACCGAGGGATCGCGCGGCGCGATGTGGCACGCCGCCTGGGCCGCGACCCGGCTCGCCCCCGATGACGCGCTCCTCGCCGCCCGCCAGGCCAAGGCCTACTGCGCGGAATCGGCACTCGAAGTCGCCGAGACCGCGGTGCAGCTGCTCGGCGGCATCGCGCTCACCCGCGAGCACCCCGGCCATCTGCGGCTGCGCCGCGTCCTGCTGTCGAGGGCGCTGCTCGGCGACGAGAACGCTCAGTACGCCGCCATCGCCGCTCGGCGGCTCGCCCCCTCCGGAACGGGCTGATGGACTTCCACGACACCCCGCAGGAGGCCGCTTTCCGGGGCGAACTACGCTCCTGGCTCGCCGCCCACGCGCCCGCCGACCTGCCCCGTGACCCCGACGAGCGGGCCGCCGCGCTGAACGGCTGGCACCGGGCCCTCGCCGGTGCCGGATATGTCGGCCTGTCCTTCCCCTCCCGCTACGGGGGCCGCGGCCTGCCCCCGACCTACGAGGCGATCCTCAACGACGAACTGGGCGCGGGCGGGCACCCTCCGCCCCCGGCCATCGGGCACCTCACCAACGCCGTGCGGCTCTTCGGCACCGAGGCGCAGCGGACCGGGCACCTGCCCGGCATGCTCGCCTGCACCGAACGCTGGTGCCAGGGCTTCAGCGAGCCCGACGCGGGCAGCGACCTCGCCTCGGTGCGCACCCGGGCCGTGCTCGCCCCGGACGGGTCCGGCTGGGTCGTCACCGGGCGGAAGATCTGGACGAGTGAGGCGATGTGGTCCGACTGGTGCCTGCTCCTGTGCCGGACCGGGTCCGACGGCCGGGGCCACCACGGCCTGTCGATGCTGCTCGTGCCCCTCGACGCCCCGGGCGTCACGCGGCGGGCCATCACCACCGCCTCGGGCACCAGGGAGTTCGCCGAGGTCGCCTTCGACGGCGCCCGCGTCCCGGCCGGGCACGTCCTGGGCGAGCCGGGCCAGGGGTGGGCCATCGCGATGCGGCTCCTGGGCTACGAGCGCGGCCCCGCCGACATCGGCTGGGTGGCCCGCCTCGGGCGCATGCTCACCCTCCTGGAGCGGGACATCCGCACCGGAACCGTCGCGGCCGATGAGGCGGCGCGGCTCTCCGTCGCGCGCGCCTGGGTCGCTCTGCGGACCCTGGAACTGCACGTCCAGCGGACCCTCTCCGCGCGCTTGGACGGCTCACTTCCCGGGCCCGAAGGCTCCCTCGACAAGCTCCTGCTCACCGAGGCAGATCAGCTCCTCAACCACGTGATCATGAACGTCCGGGGCGCCGCCGCGCTGATCGAGGAGGATCCCGTCCTCGACGCCTACTTCTGGTCCCGCGCCCAGTCCCTCTTCGGCGGCACCCAGCAGATCCAGCGCACCATCGTCGCCCAGCGCCTCCTCCACCTGCCCCGCTGACCGAGGCCCGAGGGGTCGGCCGGGTACGCGGGTGGCGGGCCGGCGCCGGAGAACGTGCGGGGCCGTGCGCTTTCGGCGGCTCCTCGATTCGGGAATTGAAACGTGTTCTAGGTTGGCCTAGGTTGGGGGCATGATCCTTGAGCGGTTTGCGGTGTCGGGCAAGGTCGCGGTGGTGACCGGGGCGGGTCGGGGGATCGGGGCGGCGAGCGCGGTCGGGCTCGCCCAGGCCGGCGCGGACGTCGTCCTGTCGGCCCGGACCGAAGAGCAGCTGCGCAAGGTGGCGGCGGAGATCGAGGCCTTGGGAAGACGGGCGCTCGTCGTCCCGGCCGACCTCAGCGACCTGGACGCCGTCGCCGGGCTGGCCGACGCCGCGGTGGCGGAGTTCGGCCGGCTCGACATCGTCGTCAACAATGTCGGCGGGGCCATGCCGAACGCGTTCACGGCCACCAGCGGACGGGCGCTCAAGAACGCGTTCCACTTCAATGTGGCGACCGCGCACGCTCTCACCCAGGCCGCGGTTCCGCACCTGCTGGAGACGCAGGGCGGCGTCGTCAACATCTCCTCGGCCATCGGCCGGATCGCCGGGCGCGGCTACCTCGCCTACGGCACCGCCAAGGCCGCGCTCGCCCACTACACCCGGCTGGCCGCCCTCGACCTGGCCCCGAAGATCCGGGTCAACGCGATCGCCGCCGGATCCGTCGCCACCTCCGCGCTCGACATCGTCATGGCCAGCGACGAACTCCGCATCGCGATGGAGGACGGCACCCCGCTCGGCCGGATCGCCGCCCCCGAGGACATCGCCGCGGCGGTCCTCTACCTCGCCTCGCCCGCGGGCTCCTACCTCACCGGCAAGGTCCTCGAAGTCGACGGCGGCATCGGCGCGCCTCCGCTCGACATGGGCATCCCGGATCTTTAGCGCGGAATTCCGGTACAAGGGCGAACCTCGCCGGGCACATCATGATCCAAGACGGGTGAAAGCCCGGGCCGCACGCAGCCGGCCCGGGCTCCGATGAGGAGGAACGATGTCCTATCCCGACGCCCTCTACCTGGCGGACAAGGGCGAGGTCAGCGCCGTGCTCCGGGCCGCGACCGCCGCGCCCGACCTGTCGATGTTCGGCATGACCGACGTGCACTACCTCGCGACCGGCGCGAGCACCGGCGGCCAGTACGGGCTCTACCGGTGGGAGATGAGCGACGGCGCGCCGGGCCCCGCGGCCCACTTCCACAAGACCATCTCCGAGGCGTTCTATGTCCTGGACGGCACCGTCGGCATCTACGACGGCGAAACCTGGCACGACGCCGCACCGGGCGAGTTCGTGTTCGTCCCGCCCGGCGGCATCCACGCCTTCCGCAACGCCCAGGGCCCCGCCACCATGCTCATCCTCTTCGCCCCCGGAGCCCCCCGCGAGGCCTACTTCGAGGACCTCGCCGACATCATCACCAACGGCACCGAGCTCACCCCCGACGAATGGACCGCCTTCTACAACCGCCACGACCAGTACATGCTCTGACCCGGCCGCGGTCGCCGTCGCGGGCACGGGCGCGCATGGTCTCGGCCCGCCGCGCCCGGTGAAGCAGGTACGAGACCGTCCCGGCGCCGTTGGACCCGGCTGGTGAGGCGGGCGTCGGGACAGGGTTCAGGGTGACCCGGGGCGGGTGCGGAGCTCACGGCGGAGGAGCTTTCCGGTGGCCGTCTTGGGGAGGTCGGGGAGGATGGTCACCCGTCTCGGATACTTGTAGGCGGCGAGGCGGGGCTTGCAGAAGGCGATGAGGTCCTGCTCGTTCGCGTGGTGGCCGGGGCGGAGGCTGACGAAGGCGGCCACGGTCTCACCCCGGTAGGGGTCGGGGACGCCGACGACGGCGGCCTCGTGCACGGCGGGGTGCTCGTAGAGGACGTCCTCGACCTCGCGCGGCCAGACCTTGTATCCGCCCGCGTTGATCTGGTCCTTCTTGCGGTCGACGATGAAGAACCAGCCCGCGGCGTCCATGTATCCGACGTCGCCGGTGTGCAGGCCGCCGTCGCGGAAGGTCCCGGCGGTCGCCTCGGGCTTGCGCCAGTACCCGGGCACCACCTGCGGGCCGGCGACGACGATCTCGCCGACCTCCCCGGCGGGCAGCGGCACGCCGTCGTCGCCGACCACGCGCACGACGGTGCCGTACACCGGCACGCCGACCGACAGCGCGCCGGTGGCCTCGTCGACGGGGGCGGCGGAGCGCAGGGGTACGGCCAGCGCGGGCGAGGTGGTCTCGGTCAGGCCGTAGATGTTGTGGATGTAGGTGCCGAACCTCTCCACGAAGGCCTTGACGACGGCGGGCGGGATCGGCGCGCCGCCGGAGTAGATCGTGGTCAGGCCGCCGAGCGCCGCGCGGTCGGCGTTCGGGGCGTTCATGAGCGCCAGGAACACCGTGATCGAGCCGACCGTGAACGTCGCGCCGGACTCACGGACCGTGTCGACGGCCAGCGACGGCTCGAACCGGTGGAAGAGCACCAGCGGGCAGCCGACCAGGAGCGCGAGCCCGATGTGGCCGATCAGCCCCGTCACGTGGAAGAGCGGCGCGACCCCGAGGATGACGTCCTCGGGACCCGTCTCCGTCCAGTCCCGGTAGACCGAGGCGGTGAAGACGATATTGCCGTGCGTGTTCAACGCGCCCTTCGGCGGCCCGGTCGTCCCGGAGGTGTAGGTGAGCACCGCGACGTCGTCCGGTCGGGGCCGCACCTCCGGCGGCCGCCGCCCGGCGTACCGGGCGATCGCCTCTTCCAGGTCGAGCGCGTCCGGACAGGCGAGGCGTTCGACACCCGCGAAGGCGCGCGGGTCGTTCCGGCTCTGGTGGCGCAGTTCGGAGGTGGTGAAGACCGTCCCGTCGAAGACCGCCCGGACGTTGGCGTACAGCCCCTCCAGGCAGACGACGGCCTTCGCCCCGCTGTCCCGCAGCAGCTCGTCCAGTTCGCGTGGTCTGTACATGGGGTTCACCGAGACAACGATCCCCCCGGCCTTCCAGACGCCCAGCAGCGCGACCACGAACTGGGGCACATTCTGGAGATAGAGGGCGACGCGATCGCCGTGCGCCACCCCGGAATCGAGCAGCCCGCAGGCGAACGCGTCCGAGAGCGCGTCGAGTTCGCGCAGCGTGGTGACCCCGTCGAAATAACGGAGGATCGGGGTCTCCGGCGCGCGTCCCACCGCCGCCGCGAACATCTCCAGCGCGTTGGCGAACTCCGGCCCGGCGTCGGCTGGGCGGCTCGTGTAGAGGCCGAGCCAGGGACGGCGGCTGTAGACGTCCATCTCGCACCCCTTCGCACGACGGCGTCGCCCGGACGCCTGACCGATCCCCACTCCCGGCCGCGGGGAACCGCGTCCGTGGCACGTTCAAAACCCTAGTCCCGCCCTCGGACGCTTCCGCGCCCGGCACCGCCCGGGCCGTCCGCTCAGGCCCCTGGCCAAAGGGCGCCCGGCCACCGCATGCCCTGACCCGGCTCACCTGATCGTCGGAAGGCCGTGCGGTGCGGGCGCTTCAGCGCTGGGACGTTCCGAGCCCGGTCGCGCGTCAGGGCACGCGCTTCTCTGGTGGGCGCTTCAGGCGTGACCGGGACGTTCTGAGCCCGGTCGCGCGCCGGGGGGCCGGCCGGGCCGGGGGCGGCGCCGCGAGCCGGGAGGCCAGGGTGCGGCCGTCTCCTGCGCCGTGCAGGGGCGGTACCGACCTGGGGTACGGGCGGCGGAAGCCGCCGAGCCGGGCCGGACCGGCGCGGATCGTCCTCGTCCGTGGCCTCGTGCCGCGGCCGTGTCGCCGTTCATCCGGCGCAGGCGGGGTGCCGGGCCACCAACGTCAGGCCGGGCAGGCCCTCCCACCCCACGAGCCTCATCAGCTCCATGAGATGCGGCGCCACCGAGCGAAGGATCAGGCCGCAGTCCCGGGCCGCCAGCCGACGGGCGGCCGCGATGAGGGACCGCAGCCCCGCGAGGTCGATGAAGTCGACGCGCCCCAGGTCTATCCGCACGCTCCCGGCCGAGCCCTCGACCACGGCGGCCACCGCGCGGGCGAACAGCTCCGCGGTCGAGTGCTCCACCCGTCCGTCGACTCGCAGCGATCCCGGATCGAACGTCCCGTCCATCCGCAGGAGCGCCGTGCGCACCCGCACGCCGTCCGCCCCGATCCCTCGCGGAAGCGCGGCGGACGGGCCGGCCGGGACGCGGTTCCCGTCCGTTCCCACCGCCCCCGCCCACCGCGCCATCTGCCCCCTGTCCATGTCCCGAACGATCCCGCGCCGACGCGCCGCCGCGCATCACACGAACCCATGAATCCCAGGCAAGGTGGGGAGGGCGCCCCCCCGCGCTGAGGCGGCCTCGCGGGCGAGTCCGCCGCGTGGGAGCACGGCGGCATGGTTCCCCGCCCGCGAGAACGTCCCGGCCTGCCTCGGCGAGTTCGACTTCGCCGCCGTCCACGACACGTTCGCGCTGCCTGCCCTCGGCACCGACACCTCGGCCGCGGGCGCCCCCGGCCCCTGGGCGCTCGAGCCGAGCTCCGCTCGCGGCCCAAGCCCCTGCCGGGGCCGGCGCCACGAGATCCTCAACGGAGCCTGTCGTGAGTACCGCGACGGAACCGACCTCCCGGCCCGGCTCCGTCAGCGCCGGAGACACTGTCCCGGCCCACGGCCCGCCGTGCCGGTGGGCGTGCTGGACTCATGGTCTGCCGGGCCGTCGGGTGTGCTGGACCACGCCCGCCGTGCCGGTGGGCGTGCTGGACTCATGGTCTGCCGGGCCGTCGGGCGTCCCCCACGGCTGTCGAGAGCCGCCGGGTGTGCTGGACCATGCCCGTCGTGTCGCTGGGTGTGTTGGGCCATGCCCGCCGGGAGCGGGCCCGCGGTCTGCCGGGGCGTCGCGTGCGCCTGGCCTCAAGGGCGTTCCGCAGGTTCGTTCGATGCTCCGTGGGACGCCGAGGGCGTCGGGTTTCGGCGAGTCGGGTGACGCGAGGGCGGGGGCGCATGGTGTGGAGACCCGTTCCGGGTGGGTGCCTCCCACGAAGGTGGGGGCTGTTCTTAGCGCGCGGGTGATACCGCGGGCGCGGTAGGCGGCGGGGGCGAATGACCGCGGATGGGGGACGTGGATCGGGGGGCCGGCTGCATAACGTGATCTGCGAGGAGTCGCGGAAAGTGAGGTGGCGGTCGTGAGGAGTGGTCAGGCGTGGTGGGGGCGGTGCCCGCGGGCGGTCGACGCGGCGGTGGCGTTCGTGACGCTCTTCCTGCTCATGGGAATCCTGCGGTTCGGCAGGCCCGCGGCGTCGCCACAGGTGT harbors:
- a CDS encoding STAS domain-containing protein translates to MDRGQMARWAGAVGTDGNRVPAGPSAALPRGIGADGVRVRTALLRMDGTFDPGSLRVDGRVEHSTAELFARAVAAVVEGSAGSVRIDLGRVDFIDLAGLRSLIAAARRLAARDCGLILRSVAPHLMELMRLVGWEGLPGLTLVARHPACAG
- a CDS encoding cupin domain-containing protein yields the protein MSYPDALYLADKGEVSAVLRAATAAPDLSMFGMTDVHYLATGASTGGQYGLYRWEMSDGAPGPAAHFHKTISEAFYVLDGTVGIYDGETWHDAAPGEFVFVPPGGIHAFRNAQGPATMLILFAPGAPREAYFEDLADIITNGTELTPDEWTAFYNRHDQYML
- a CDS encoding acyl-CoA dehydrogenase family protein encodes the protein MDFHDTPQEAAFRGELRSWLAAHAPADLPRDPDERAAALNGWHRALAGAGYVGLSFPSRYGGRGLPPTYEAILNDELGAGGHPPPPAIGHLTNAVRLFGTEAQRTGHLPGMLACTERWCQGFSEPDAGSDLASVRTRAVLAPDGSGWVVTGRKIWTSEAMWSDWCLLLCRTGSDGRGHHGLSMLLVPLDAPGVTRRAITTASGTREFAEVAFDGARVPAGHVLGEPGQGWAIAMRLLGYERGPADIGWVARLGRMLTLLERDIRTGTVAADEAARLSVARAWVALRTLELHVQRTLSARLDGSLPGPEGSLDKLLLTEADQLLNHVIMNVRGAAALIEEDPVLDAYFWSRAQSLFGGTQQIQRTIVAQRLLHLPR
- a CDS encoding acyl-CoA dehydrogenase; this encodes MDARLTAEQRMLDEVAARFAVDLAGHEVADPGAWTDRDARGWADLSATGLIGLHTPASVGGGDAGVVETALVAERFAAALSAAPFLAASWSTASLAAAGADAALRAVNEGGLRLAPVLRPDLSGPALRGEDGIAVDARGARAGLLTDADGALHAVALGPPTRGADLTRTLCPVAADAAEIDLGVPLGSPLAPADLIRVEATALAVLSADLLGTMRRALDDAVAHVARREQFGVPVGSFQAVQHLAAHAATRTEGSRGAMWHAAWAATRLAPDDALLAARQAKAYCAESALEVAETAVQLLGGIALTREHPGHLRLRRVLLSRALLGDENAQYAAIAARRLAPSGTG
- a CDS encoding SDR family oxidoreductase encodes the protein MILERFAVSGKVAVVTGAGRGIGAASAVGLAQAGADVVLSARTEEQLRKVAAEIEALGRRALVVPADLSDLDAVAGLADAAVAEFGRLDIVVNNVGGAMPNAFTATSGRALKNAFHFNVATAHALTQAAVPHLLETQGGVVNISSAIGRIAGRGYLAYGTAKAALAHYTRLAALDLAPKIRVNAIAAGSVATSALDIVMASDELRIAMEDGTPLGRIAAPEDIAAAVLYLASPAGSYLTGKVLEVDGGIGAPPLDMGIPDL
- a CDS encoding enoyl-CoA hydratase/isomerase family protein, translating into MTERVRLDVDGPIATITNDNPGKHNAFDDEMDARLFAILGELKADPGIRAVIWRGEGKSFSSGRDVGALGGGEVALTHHELMKRGHRGIQQLFDLEAPVIVAMKGWSIGASFQRALLCDIRIAAEGARMMLPETGHGVIPDTGGMARLFQMCGHGVVADLVLTGRAMHAAEALGHGVVSRVVPEADLDTVAREMAEKIAAAPKATVNMARRVLSRLAEPEVRASMADELIYQTFLSASHDLAEMRGARAENRAPHYTGS
- a CDS encoding SDR family oxidoreductase; translation: MTEPTAATPTPGLPEPPPIGAAALPPGTFAGTSVLVTGGGTGLGLAIAVEFARLGADLVIASRKREHLEQGEAVLRELGGRVLAVPCDIRDPERIAAAFDTAAEAFGPPGVLVNNAAANFPVPAEDMSPNAWRTVVDITLNGTYFCAREFARRHLEAGTPGSIVNVGASYAWTGGPGFAHSAAAKAGVKNLVETLAVEWGPYGIQVNGLVPGMFPHEDMTADIKGNLDRTQVKDACQPALRVGRLRELGWAATFLASPYARFVSGHTLVVDGANWQRRSLTNPPVVTVREQMGRGPFQP
- a CDS encoding AMP-binding protein, which produces MDVYSRRPWLGLYTSRPADAGPEFANALEMFAAAVGRAPETPILRYFDGVTTLRELDALSDAFACGLLDSGVAHGDRVALYLQNVPQFVVALLGVWKAGGIVVSVNPMYRPRELDELLRDSGAKAVVCLEGLYANVRAVFDGTVFTTSELRHQSRNDPRAFAGVERLACPDALDLEEAIARYAGRRPPEVRPRPDDVAVLTYTSGTTGPPKGALNTHGNIVFTASVYRDWTETGPEDVILGVAPLFHVTGLIGHIGLALLVGCPLVLFHRFEPSLAVDTVRESGATFTVGSITVFLALMNAPNADRAALGGLTTIYSGGAPIPPAVVKAFVERFGTYIHNIYGLTETTSPALAVPLRSAAPVDEATGALSVGVPVYGTVVRVVGDDGVPLPAGEVGEIVVAGPQVVPGYWRKPEATAGTFRDGGLHTGDVGYMDAAGWFFIVDRKKDQINAGGYKVWPREVEDVLYEHPAVHEAAVVGVPDPYRGETVAAFVSLRPGHHANEQDLIAFCKPRLAAYKYPRRVTILPDLPKTATGKLLRRELRTRPGSP
- a CDS encoding Ohr family peroxiredoxin, translating into MSDPTADGAPGGTRFKPLYEARVAVDGGILAHGRATGRARSGDGALAFDLRMPAELGGDGGGPNPEQLFAAAFAASVHGELTLVARQHLLDPAPITVQATVAVGRDPADGGYLLQANVEVAWPGVPRATARRLLARALTHCPYTKMTARGIPATVALAPEPGAG